Proteins co-encoded in one Schaalia radingae genomic window:
- a CDS encoding L-serine ammonia-lyase, producing the protein MHRINDHYFNRGQAVVAQGGAEEPTPASLLAGAVSAADAPHPLSVFDLFRIGIGPSSSHTVGPMRAGLAFATELEYTDTAPERITVDLYGSLAATGRGHNTDRATLLGLAGYDPETVNITTVESLFPTVSRTGILPVGAHRSVFFDIARDIRFEPETILPYHVNALTITAWADQMYRRIARRRTFYSIGGGFVMMQTNDDTAHPEVTSLVAPDAADIHGCQAPYPFASGRELLDQCASRQLSIADLVYANERSMRPTEMVDGYIDRIAATMFSCIEAGISATGILPGGLDVRRRAHTLFTQLCAQGNRPQHGNSAAPSWAERPDDPMRAIDWVNLFALAVNEENASGHQIVTAPTNGAAGVIPAVLGYLVSYCPEAGATTFTPSVDSSLFASDDEGGSGMRRTRAIRQFLLAATAIGALIKTNASIAGAEVGCQGEVGSASAMAAAGLAQALGGSPLQVENAAEIAMEHSLGLTCDPVGGLVQVPCIERNAIAAVKAINAARMALWGDGRHTVSLDAVIETMRQTGNDMLSKYKETSAGGLAVNVVEC; encoded by the coding sequence ATGCACAGGATTAACGACCATTATTTCAACCGGGGGCAGGCAGTTGTTGCTCAGGGAGGGGCTGAAGAGCCTACCCCTGCGTCACTCCTGGCCGGCGCCGTCAGTGCAGCGGACGCGCCGCACCCCCTGTCGGTCTTCGATCTATTTCGCATTGGGATTGGGCCTTCCTCGTCCCACACGGTTGGCCCGATGCGCGCGGGGCTGGCCTTTGCCACCGAGCTGGAGTACACCGACACTGCACCCGAACGAATCACAGTGGACCTGTACGGGTCGCTGGCAGCAACTGGACGAGGCCACAACACCGACCGAGCCACGTTGTTGGGACTGGCTGGCTACGACCCGGAAACCGTGAACATCACCACCGTCGAATCGCTCTTCCCCACGGTCAGCCGCACAGGAATTTTGCCCGTGGGTGCCCACCGCTCCGTGTTCTTCGACATCGCGCGCGATATTCGTTTCGAACCTGAAACGATCCTGCCGTACCACGTCAACGCGCTGACCATCACGGCGTGGGCAGACCAGATGTATCGGCGCATTGCGCGCAGGCGCACCTTCTACTCCATCGGCGGCGGTTTCGTCATGATGCAAACCAACGATGACACCGCCCATCCGGAGGTGACATCCCTCGTAGCTCCCGATGCTGCCGACATTCACGGCTGCCAGGCTCCCTATCCCTTTGCATCTGGTCGCGAGCTGCTGGATCAGTGCGCATCCCGGCAGCTGTCCATCGCAGATCTCGTCTACGCCAATGAGCGGTCGATGCGTCCAACCGAAATGGTCGACGGGTACATTGACCGCATCGCCGCGACGATGTTCAGCTGCATCGAAGCGGGAATCAGCGCGACCGGGATCCTGCCGGGCGGACTCGATGTGCGTCGACGCGCCCACACATTGTTCACTCAACTGTGCGCCCAAGGTAACCGCCCTCAGCATGGCAATTCTGCAGCACCATCGTGGGCCGAGCGACCTGACGATCCGATGCGCGCAATCGACTGGGTCAACCTGTTTGCACTGGCTGTCAATGAGGAAAATGCGTCAGGTCACCAGATCGTCACTGCTCCGACGAACGGAGCAGCCGGCGTCATCCCCGCCGTGCTCGGATACCTTGTGTCGTATTGCCCTGAGGCGGGGGCCACCACGTTTACGCCCAGCGTCGACTCATCTCTGTTCGCCAGTGATGACGAGGGCGGCTCGGGTATGCGCCGCACCCGAGCCATACGCCAATTCCTGCTCGCAGCCACGGCCATCGGCGCGCTGATCAAGACGAATGCGTCAATCGCTGGTGCCGAAGTGGGATGCCAGGGTGAAGTGGGATCAGCATCTGCGATGGCTGCAGCCGGACTGGCTCAGGCTCTGGGTGGTTCACCACTCCAGGTGGAAAATGCAGCGGAGATCGCCATGGAGCATTCTTTAGGGTTGACGTGCGATCCTGTGGGAGGTTTGGTGCAGGTTCCATGCATTGAACGCAACGCGATTGCCGCCGTCAAAGCGATCAACGCAGCCCGTATGGCACTATGGGGCGACGGGAGGCACACAGTGAGCCTCGATGCCGTGATCGAAACGATGCGCCAAACCGGTAACGACATGTTGTCGAAATACAAAGAGACGTCAGCTGGCGGATTAGCCGTCAACGTCGTGGAATGCTGA
- a CDS encoding phage holin, with amino-acid sequence MADAPPAPRADLTPRRFEWLTPQVRAWLYGICLAVIALLGGYGIISDAQVPLWITLASAILGTATALVHTPKAS; translated from the coding sequence ATGGCCGACGCGCCGCCCGCGCCGCGCGCCGATCTGACCCCGCGCCGCTTTGAATGGCTTACGCCTCAGGTTAGAGCATGGCTTTACGGCATTTGCCTAGCAGTCATTGCGTTACTTGGTGGTTATGGGATTATTAGCGATGCTCAGGTGCCCTTGTGGATCACTCTTGCATCAGCGATTCTTGGCACCGCTACCGCCCTCGTCCACACCCCAAAGGCATCATGA
- a CDS encoding extracellular solute-binding protein, with protein sequence MKRHNRLVHTALLTAATCAFITACSSGSGGESDQPDAGQSSGEDGGAISLSITANSIAGGKGAAEAEWIQDWVIPEFEKAQAQAGKDVTVTFIPQGVGDEDYKTKIALDFESGKSADVVGLDGIWIGEFAEAGYIKPLKEVVGDAVSQWDGWEQIPEAVQNAASFNDELYGVPVGADGRVLYYNRELFAKAGLPEPWEPKSWDDVLDAARQLKKLDGITPIQLNAGTAMGEATTMQGFLPMLVGTGEQLWENGKWRGDTPGMRAVVNLYKTIYVDEELGDPILQQESAGRDNSFAEFAAGKIGILLEGDYLWRSVINPAEGVGTAPIENREEVVGYTLIPAMQPGKGVRSQDFVSMSGGVARVLNPASAHPEEAWELLTFMSSPEAFEVRAKGTLSISPRLDVNEKLLPNEPMLTYVSENVLPITSYRPGVAEYPEVSVAIQQLTEDVVAGVSIDDALATYVSTLEGIVGAEAVASAN encoded by the coding sequence ATGAAGCGTCACAATCGTCTTGTTCACACAGCTTTGTTAACTGCAGCAACGTGTGCTTTCATCACCGCATGTTCATCGGGTTCAGGCGGCGAAAGCGATCAGCCGGATGCGGGGCAATCCTCGGGCGAAGATGGGGGAGCCATTTCGCTGTCGATCACTGCCAACTCGATTGCCGGAGGCAAGGGAGCGGCTGAAGCCGAATGGATTCAGGACTGGGTTATTCCCGAATTCGAAAAAGCTCAGGCTCAGGCGGGTAAAGATGTGACGGTGACGTTCATCCCGCAGGGGGTTGGCGATGAAGACTACAAAACCAAGATTGCGCTCGACTTTGAATCAGGCAAGAGCGCTGACGTGGTCGGACTGGACGGAATCTGGATCGGGGAATTCGCGGAGGCAGGCTACATTAAGCCGCTGAAAGAGGTTGTAGGAGATGCGGTTAGCCAGTGGGATGGCTGGGAGCAGATCCCTGAAGCTGTTCAAAATGCCGCGTCCTTCAACGATGAGCTGTATGGTGTTCCGGTGGGCGCTGATGGCCGCGTCCTTTACTACAACAGGGAGCTCTTCGCTAAGGCTGGGCTTCCTGAACCGTGGGAACCGAAGTCGTGGGATGACGTTCTCGATGCGGCACGCCAACTGAAAAAACTGGATGGAATCACACCGATCCAGCTCAATGCCGGTACGGCAATGGGTGAAGCGACCACAATGCAGGGCTTCCTCCCAATGCTGGTGGGAACCGGGGAGCAGCTGTGGGAAAATGGCAAATGGCGCGGCGATACCCCTGGGATGCGCGCAGTTGTGAACCTTTACAAGACCATCTATGTTGATGAAGAACTTGGTGACCCGATCCTGCAGCAGGAGAGCGCTGGGCGTGATAATTCCTTCGCTGAATTTGCGGCCGGTAAGATCGGTATTCTTCTTGAAGGCGATTACCTGTGGCGGTCAGTGATCAACCCGGCTGAAGGCGTGGGAACAGCTCCGATTGAGAACCGTGAGGAAGTTGTCGGATACACGCTGATTCCGGCGATGCAGCCAGGAAAGGGCGTGCGCTCGCAGGACTTCGTTTCAATGTCAGGTGGTGTCGCCAGGGTTCTCAATCCTGCCAGTGCGCACCCTGAAGAAGCATGGGAATTATTGACGTTTATGAGCTCACCGGAGGCTTTCGAGGTGCGGGCAAAAGGCACGTTGTCAATCTCTCCGCGGCTCGATGTTAATGAAAAGCTCCTGCCCAACGAACCCATGCTCACCTATGTTTCGGAAAACGTTCTGCCGATTACGTCCTATCGTCCAGGCGTAGCTGAGTACCCGGAGGTTTCTGTCGCCATCCAGCAGCTCACTGAGGACGTTGTCGCAGGCGTGTCCATTGACGATGCCCTTGCCACGTATGTGTCCACGCTTGAAGGAATCGTCGGAGCCGAAGCGGTCGCGAGTGCGAACTGA
- a CDS encoding peptidoglycan recognition protein family protein, whose product MYTYETQHTARSFSYGREGNRPRYIVIHHWGADGQTHSGVVDFFENRAETSAHYVASAGRVTCLVACSNTAYHAGTWQANLESIGIECHPEMSAGDLETVAELIADIRRAYGYLPLRGHRDIVPTACPGRYYTRLAWLDQRARQIQSGAILPRPNPATKPQQGKGTRGMFMLALKEGNGLRFAIVAPNFWLEFTGQSAANNLNRQLCGGAALICTRAFWDYCKAEALAGRAPQAGDAA is encoded by the coding sequence ATGTACACATACGAGACGCAGCACACCGCGCGCAGTTTCTCATACGGCCGCGAGGGCAACCGCCCGCGCTACATCGTCATCCACCATTGGGGAGCAGACGGACAGACCCACTCAGGCGTGGTGGACTTTTTCGAGAATAGAGCGGAAACCAGCGCGCACTACGTGGCAAGCGCTGGCCGCGTCACATGCCTAGTAGCGTGCAGCAACACGGCCTATCACGCCGGCACATGGCAAGCCAATCTAGAGAGCATCGGCATTGAGTGCCACCCGGAAATGAGCGCCGGCGATCTTGAAACGGTGGCCGAGCTGATAGCAGACATCAGGCGCGCATACGGGTATTTGCCGCTAAGGGGTCACCGGGACATCGTGCCTACCGCGTGCCCCGGCAGGTACTACACGCGCCTTGCATGGCTAGACCAGCGCGCCCGTCAGATCCAATCAGGCGCGATTCTGCCGCGCCCAAACCCAGCAACGAAACCACAGCAAGGGAAAGGAACTAGAGGAATGTTTATGCTTGCATTGAAAGAGGGAAACGGCTTGAGGTTCGCCATTGTCGCCCCTAATTTTTGGCTAGAGTTCACTGGCCAGTCAGCAGCGAATAATCTCAACCGGCAATTATGCGGTGGTGCAGCCCTCATCTGCACGCGCGCATTTTGGGATTACTGCAAGGCCGAGGCACTGGCAGGCCGCGCACCACAGGCGGGTGATGCAGCGTGA
- the gluQRS gene encoding tRNA glutamyl-Q(34) synthetase GluQRS, whose amino-acid sequence MSEVKALGAGRFAPSPSGDLHVGNLRTAVLAWLWAKATGRRFKLRIEDLDRVRSGAADSQIADLTALGLMWDAPVMYQSTRLDVHRRAIDYLVEQGLVFECYCSRRDIREAASAPHRPPGHYPGTCLNLSDAERGRRRAALAESGRRPALRLRAPMDEWTIHDELYGEVRAPVDHFVIQRSDGTPAYNLAVVLDDAAQGVDQVTRGDDLLSQASAQGALADMLGIDQVNFVHVPLALAAGTGQRLAKRDGAVTLSDLRKLGWTVSDVIEWIGESLGVRGARSINDLSDALDLSALRALPRDPWMVTPPSQIKQNPDRWIAPSGAAARSKGLEPPTFCLVSNSSNVISLDDYRRAI is encoded by the coding sequence ATGAGTGAGGTGAAAGCCCTAGGAGCCGGACGTTTCGCGCCTTCTCCGTCGGGGGATCTGCATGTGGGTAATCTGCGCACCGCGGTGCTGGCGTGGCTGTGGGCGAAGGCAACGGGCCGGCGTTTCAAGTTACGCATCGAGGATCTGGACCGGGTGCGCTCAGGAGCAGCTGACTCGCAGATCGCTGACCTGACGGCGCTGGGTCTGATGTGGGATGCGCCAGTCATGTATCAGTCAACCCGCCTGGATGTGCACCGCCGCGCGATCGACTACCTGGTGGAGCAGGGACTGGTTTTCGAGTGCTACTGTTCGCGCCGCGATATTCGTGAGGCTGCGTCGGCTCCCCACCGCCCGCCGGGCCACTATCCCGGCACGTGTCTGAACCTCAGTGATGCGGAACGAGGGCGACGCCGAGCGGCCCTGGCTGAATCTGGCAGGCGTCCGGCGCTGCGGCTGCGCGCCCCGATGGATGAGTGGACCATTCACGATGAGCTCTACGGTGAGGTGCGCGCTCCGGTCGATCATTTTGTCATTCAGCGCTCCGACGGTACGCCCGCCTATAACCTGGCGGTCGTACTGGACGATGCGGCGCAGGGTGTGGATCAGGTGACGCGTGGTGACGACCTGCTCAGTCAGGCGTCGGCGCAGGGAGCGCTGGCCGACATGCTTGGAATCGACCAGGTGAATTTTGTCCATGTCCCGTTGGCGCTCGCCGCAGGCACCGGTCAGCGCCTGGCGAAGCGCGATGGCGCGGTGACGCTGTCGGATCTGCGCAAGCTGGGGTGGACGGTTAGCGACGTCATTGAGTGGATCGGTGAATCACTGGGGGTTCGCGGTGCACGTTCGATCAATGATCTTTCTGACGCGTTGGATCTGTCGGCGCTTCGCGCCTTGCCGCGAGATCCCTGGATGGTGACGCCGCCCTCGCAAATAAAGCAAAACCCCGACCGGTGGATCGCACCGAGCGGGGCCGCTGCGCGCTCGAAGGGACTCGAACCCCCAACCTTCTGTTTGGTGTCCAATTCGTCTAATGTGATCTCCCTCGATGACTACCGGCGCGCTATCTAG
- a CDS encoding ROK family transcriptional regulator has translation MRIGTSLVEVGQYNEKVVLNALRRLGPASQRDIAASTQLSVQTVSAIVRHLLSIDVLREIGTDFRGRGRPHVIVDLVPEAAYSIGVHVDPAVTSLVMLDMKGRVVASSDSDEPTLADPVEAMKQTAGRIRELAERTGVPEDRIVGVCMAVPGVVDVANGSLRESVWLPEWQDAPLGALLAEGLGAEKPIPVVKDTISASIGECWVRGGDILDSTMVFVYLGAGIGLGLAVDGEPLAGASGNSGEVGTILKTLGMFEEDSDGGLDNDPALLVERAHGKGAIDGDLPPRADHHAVREALHQVCDKAENGNQEARDILQAAAQRIATLTVGAVELIDADLIVLGGPYFKELQPYYQKAVEDLLAESATQRHRDVQIMESIMDEDAGAIGAAAVVLDRRYTPRSRRTRMEDMPNRD, from the coding sequence ATGAGAATCGGGACCAGTCTGGTAGAAGTTGGTCAATATAACGAAAAAGTTGTCCTAAATGCTTTAAGACGTCTGGGGCCTGCGAGCCAGCGTGATATTGCCGCAAGCACCCAGCTATCGGTTCAAACTGTGTCGGCAATCGTTCGCCACCTTCTGTCCATCGACGTCCTCAGGGAAATCGGTACGGACTTTCGTGGACGAGGGCGTCCCCACGTCATCGTTGATCTGGTCCCGGAAGCTGCCTACTCGATCGGCGTTCACGTCGATCCGGCGGTGACCAGCCTGGTTATGCTCGATATGAAAGGCCGTGTCGTTGCTTCCAGCGATTCCGATGAGCCAACCTTGGCTGATCCGGTTGAGGCGATGAAGCAGACTGCCGGAAGGATCCGGGAGCTGGCGGAACGAACCGGTGTTCCGGAAGACAGAATTGTCGGCGTGTGCATGGCAGTGCCTGGAGTTGTTGACGTGGCGAACGGATCGCTTAGGGAATCCGTCTGGCTTCCTGAATGGCAGGACGCACCGCTGGGTGCACTGCTGGCGGAAGGGCTGGGAGCTGAAAAGCCCATTCCGGTTGTCAAAGACACGATTTCGGCATCGATCGGTGAATGCTGGGTGCGCGGTGGCGACATCTTGGATTCAACGATGGTCTTCGTCTACCTCGGCGCCGGTATTGGCTTGGGACTGGCCGTTGACGGTGAGCCGCTTGCCGGAGCGTCCGGTAACTCCGGTGAAGTGGGCACAATCCTGAAGACGCTGGGCATGTTCGAAGAGGATAGCGACGGTGGCCTCGACAACGATCCTGCTCTGCTTGTAGAGCGGGCTCACGGAAAGGGTGCCATCGACGGTGATCTTCCGCCGCGCGCCGACCACCACGCTGTGCGCGAAGCTCTGCACCAGGTGTGTGACAAGGCCGAAAATGGCAACCAGGAAGCACGCGACATCCTCCAGGCAGCTGCGCAGCGTATCGCAACCCTGACGGTGGGGGCAGTAGAACTCATTGATGCTGACCTGATCGTGCTGGGCGGTCCGTATTTCAAGGAACTGCAGCCCTACTACCAGAAAGCTGTGGAGGATCTGCTGGCGGAGTCCGCAACTCAGCGTCACCGTGACGTGCAGATCATGGAGTCGATTATGGACGAGGATGCCGGCGCCATCGGCGCAGCAGCCGTCGTTCTGGACCGCAGGTACACGCCACGTTCGCGACGCACGCGCATGGAGGATATGCCGAACAGAGACTGA
- a CDS encoding tyrosine-type recombinase/integrase — MKQRTITPAWQKSLAEWRAALVAAGRTPQTIETRLEHMRRMSRQTGAPSPALLSRSRLIEWAGAHAWARETRRSMYATIKAFYRWALESGTVNDDISDALPRVRAAAPAPRPADESAYRAALAAATPRTHVILRLAGEAGLRRAEIAQISARDLYRDLMGFSLRVHGKGEKVRAVPLTESLAREVRARLADSASGWLLPSERGGHLTPRWVGKLASRVLPDPYTLHTLRHRFATSVYSTTSDLLTVQRLLGHASVATTQRYVAIDAGRLRSAVAAAAV; from the coding sequence ATGAAACAGCGAACGATCACACCGGCATGGCAAAAGTCTTTAGCCGAGTGGCGCGCGGCGCTCGTTGCAGCGGGTCGCACGCCACAGACCATTGAGACGCGCCTTGAGCACATGCGGCGCATGTCGCGGCAGACGGGCGCGCCCTCTCCTGCTCTATTGTCTCGCTCACGCCTTATTGAATGGGCGGGCGCTCACGCTTGGGCGCGTGAAACACGCCGGTCAATGTACGCCACCATTAAAGCGTTCTACAGATGGGCACTCGAAAGCGGCACAGTCAATGATGACATTTCCGACGCGCTGCCACGGGTAAGGGCTGCTGCTCCTGCTCCACGGCCTGCAGATGAAAGCGCCTACCGCGCGGCACTGGCAGCGGCCACGCCTCGCACTCACGTTATTTTGCGTCTCGCTGGCGAGGCCGGCCTGAGGCGCGCTGAGATAGCACAGATCAGCGCGCGTGACTTGTATCGTGATCTCATGGGCTTCTCGCTTCGAGTTCACGGCAAGGGCGAGAAAGTGCGTGCCGTGCCGTTGACTGAATCGCTTGCGCGTGAGGTGCGCGCGCGGCTGGCTGATAGTGCCTCTGGCTGGCTGTTGCCCTCTGAGCGCGGCGGGCACCTCACACCGCGCTGGGTCGGCAAACTGGCATCACGGGTCTTGCCTGACCCGTACACGCTGCACACCTTACGGCACCGTTTCGCCACGTCTGTTTATTCCACTACGTCTGACCTGCTCACCGTTCAGCGCCTTTTGGGTCATGCCAGCGTGGCCACTACTCAACGGTACGTGGCAATAGATGCCGGGCGATTGCGTTCTGCTGTGGCTGCTGCAGCAGTCTAG